The Candidatus Mycolicibacterium alkanivorans genome contains a region encoding:
- the fusA gene encoding elongation factor G has translation MAQDVLTDLNKVRNIGIMAHIDAGKTTTTERILYYTGISYKIGEVHDGAATMDWMEQEQERGITITSAATTCFWNDNQINIIDTPGHVDFTVEVERSLRVLDGAVAVFDGKEGVEPQSEQVWRQADKYDVPRICFVNKMDKIGADFYFSVKTMEDRLGARVIPIQLPIGSEGDFEGVVDLVEMKAKVWRGETKLGEKYDVVDIPDDLKEKAEEYRTKLLEAVAETDEALLEKYFGGEALTIDEVKGALRELTITSQAYPVLCGSAFKNKGVQPMLDAVIDYLPSPLDVPPAVGHAPGKEDVEVIRKPSVDEPFSALAFKVATHPFFGKLTYVRVYSGKVDSGAQVVNSTKGKKERLGKLFQMHSNKENPVETAAAGHIYAVIGLKDTTTGDTLCDPNSQVVLESMTFPDPVIEVAIEPKTKSDQEKLSLAIQKLAEEDPTFKVHQDNETGQTVIGGMGELHLDILVDRMRREFKVEANVGKPQVAYKETIKRAVDKVEFTHKKQTGGSGQFAKVLIALEPFTGEDGATYEFENKVTGGRIPREYIPSVDAGAQDAMQYGVLAGYPLVNMKVILLDGAYHDVDSSEMAFKIAGSQVLKKAAAQAQPVILEPIMAVEVTTPEDYMGDVIGDLNSRRGQIQAMEERGGARVVKAQVPLSEMFGYVGDLRSKTQGRANYSMVFDSYAEVPANVSKEIIAKATGQ, from the coding sequence GTGGCACAGGACGTGCTGACCGACCTGAACAAGGTCCGCAACATCGGCATCATGGCTCACATCGACGCCGGTAAGACCACGACGACCGAGCGCATCCTCTACTACACCGGGATCAGCTACAAGATCGGCGAGGTCCACGACGGCGCCGCCACGATGGACTGGATGGAGCAGGAGCAGGAGCGGGGTATCACCATCACCTCGGCTGCGACCACCTGCTTCTGGAACGACAACCAGATCAACATCATCGACACCCCCGGCCACGTCGACTTCACCGTCGAGGTGGAGCGCAGCCTGCGCGTGCTCGACGGTGCCGTTGCCGTGTTCGACGGCAAAGAGGGTGTCGAGCCGCAGTCCGAGCAGGTCTGGCGGCAGGCCGACAAGTACGACGTCCCGCGCATCTGCTTCGTCAACAAGATGGACAAGATCGGCGCCGACTTCTACTTCTCGGTCAAGACGATGGAGGACCGCCTCGGCGCCCGCGTCATCCCGATCCAACTGCCGATCGGCTCCGAGGGTGACTTCGAGGGCGTCGTCGACCTGGTCGAGATGAAGGCCAAGGTGTGGCGCGGCGAGACCAAGCTCGGCGAGAAGTACGACGTCGTCGACATCCCGGACGACCTCAAGGAGAAGGCCGAGGAGTATCGCACCAAGCTGCTCGAGGCCGTCGCCGAGACCGACGAGGCCCTGCTGGAGAAGTATTTCGGCGGCGAGGCACTCACCATCGACGAGGTCAAGGGTGCGCTGCGCGAGCTGACCATCACCTCGCAGGCCTACCCGGTGTTGTGCGGCAGCGCGTTCAAGAACAAGGGCGTGCAGCCCATGCTGGACGCGGTCATCGACTACCTGCCCTCGCCGCTGGACGTGCCGCCGGCCGTCGGCCACGCGCCGGGCAAGGAGGACGTCGAGGTCATCCGCAAGCCGTCGGTCGACGAGCCGTTCTCGGCGCTGGCCTTCAAGGTGGCCACCCACCCGTTCTTCGGCAAGCTCACCTACGTCCGGGTGTACTCCGGCAAGGTCGACTCCGGCGCCCAGGTCGTCAACTCCACCAAGGGCAAGAAGGAGCGGCTGGGCAAGCTGTTCCAGATGCACTCCAACAAGGAGAACCCGGTCGAGACCGCGGCCGCCGGACACATCTACGCCGTGATCGGCCTGAAGGACACCACCACCGGCGACACGCTGTGCGACCCGAACAGCCAGGTCGTGCTGGAGTCGATGACCTTCCCGGATCCGGTCATCGAGGTGGCCATCGAGCCCAAGACCAAGAGCGACCAGGAGAAGCTGAGCCTGGCCATCCAGAAGCTCGCCGAGGAGGATCCGACCTTCAAGGTGCATCAGGACAACGAAACCGGCCAGACCGTGATCGGCGGCATGGGCGAGTTGCACCTGGACATCCTGGTGGACCGCATGCGCCGCGAATTCAAGGTCGAGGCCAACGTCGGCAAGCCGCAGGTGGCCTACAAGGAGACCATCAAGCGGGCGGTCGACAAGGTCGAGTTCACCCACAAGAAGCAGACGGGTGGCTCCGGCCAGTTCGCGAAGGTTCTCATCGCCCTCGAGCCCTTCACGGGCGAGGACGGCGCGACCTACGAGTTCGAGAACAAGGTCACCGGTGGCCGCATCCCGCGCGAGTACATCCCATCGGTGGACGCCGGTGCGCAGGACGCCATGCAGTACGGCGTGCTGGCCGGCTACCCGCTGGTGAACATGAAGGTGATCCTGCTCGACGGCGCGTACCACGACGTCGACTCCTCGGAGATGGCCTTCAAGATCGCCGGTTCGCAGGTGCTGAAAAAGGCTGCCGCACAGGCGCAACCGGTCATCCTCGAGCCCATCATGGCCGTCGAGGTCACCACGCCCGAGGACTATATGGGCGACGTGATCGGCGATTTGAACTCCCGCCGTGGTCAGATCCAGGCCATGGAGGAGCGGGGCGGTGCACGGGTCGTCAAGGCGCAGGTGCCGCTGTCGGAGATGTTCGGCTATGTCGGCGACCTTCGGTCGAAGACCCAGGGCCGGGCGAACTACTCCATGGTGTTCGACTCGTACGCCGAAGTTCCGGCGAACGTGTCGAAGGAGATCATCGCCAAGGCGACCGGGCAATAA
- the rpsG gene encoding 30S ribosomal protein S7, with amino-acid sequence MPRKGPAPKRPLVNDPVYGSQLVTQLVNKVLLDGKKSLAERIVYGALEQARDKTGTDPVVTLKRALDNVKPALEVRSRRVGGATYQVPVEVRPERSTTLALRWLVSFSKARREKTMVERLANEILDASNGLGAAVKRREDTHKMAEANRAFAHYRW; translated from the coding sequence ATGCCGCGCAAGGGCCCCGCTCCCAAGCGTCCTCTCGTCAACGACCCGGTCTACGGGTCCCAGCTGGTCACCCAGCTGGTCAACAAAGTCCTGCTCGACGGGAAGAAGTCGCTGGCTGAGCGCATTGTTTACGGTGCGCTCGAACAGGCCCGCGACAAGACCGGAACCGATCCGGTCGTCACCCTGAAGCGCGCACTGGACAACGTCAAGCCGGCCCTGGAGGTCCGCAGCCGTCGCGTCGGCGGCGCCACCTACCAGGTTCCGGTCGAGGTTCGTCCGGAGCGCTCGACCACGCTGGCCCTGCGCTGGCTGGTCAGCTTCTCCAAGGCACGCCGCGAAAAGACGATGGTCGAGCGGTTGGCGAACGAGATCCTCGACGCCAGCAACGGCCTGGGTGCCGCCGTCAAGCGACGCGAGGACACCCACAAGATGGCCGAGGCGAACCGGGCCTTCGCGCACTACCGCTGGTGA